DNA sequence from the Sylvia atricapilla isolate bSylAtr1 chromosome 15, bSylAtr1.pri, whole genome shotgun sequence genome:
AGTGAACATGATACTGtagagaaggagctggaaatctcaAGAAATGTTCTGTAGCTGCCCCCTTAAGTGatttctttcacctttttgtTGAGAGTGTTGATAGAAACTTCCTACTCAACCCACAGTGAAACAGTGTGAATGCTTTTACAAATCCCAAATAAACGACTGAGCACCAACCTCTTGGAAACTGCAAAGCAGAGAGGGAGTCTTGAAGCCACGATGCTGGCTGGATTAACTAGGGTTCACACAGGGAAAGGCAAAGAATTTACCACCTGTTGTACAGTCAATAttatacagatttttttgttttgtataacTTTGTATCCTTTTGGGCCATGTTGTGTTTGTACTTGTGTAGGACAAGCAGTTCCTGAATAAAGCAGTAGGGTTGagaagggctgtgctgcctcgCTGCGTCACGGTGCgcgggctgtgctgtggggagggcgcgcgggcggggcggggccgcggcctCCCTAAGGGGCGGTGCTTGCCCGCCATCCGCGGGCCGCCGCTCCCTCATTGGCCGCCGCTCGCTCACTGGCCCCCGCTCATTGGCCGCCGCTCGCTCACTGGCCCCCGCTCATTGGCCACCGCTCGCTCACTGGCCGCTGCTCATTGGCCGCCGCTCGCTCACTGGCCGCCGCTCATTGGCCACCGCTCGCTCACTGGCCGCCGCTCATAGGCCACCGCTCGCTCACTGGCCGCCGCTCGCTCACTGGCCGCTGCTCATTGGCCGCCGCTCGCTCACTGGCCGCCGCTCATTGGCCGCCGCGCAGCGtgggcgggagcggggccgctgCGTGATTCCCTCCGCGCgatggcggcggcgcggccggggccggggctggagcCCGTCCTGCGGGAGGCCGTGGCGGCTCTGGGCCGGGCCGGCGCCGGGGAGGGGCTGGCGGCGGCGCTGGGCGCGGTGCGCACCTCTCTGGCGGCCGTGGGCGGCCCGTCCGCCCTCGGGGAGCGGGAGCGGGCGCTGTTCGGCGCCTTCCTGCGCAGCCTGGCCCGGGCGCCCGGCGCGGCGCTGCCCGAGGGCGTGTGGCAGCGCTGCTTCCTGGAGGGCCCGCCCGGCCTCGTGCTCTGCGTGTTGCTGGAGGCCCTTGGCTCCGCGGGGTCAGTACTGCtccccggggcgggcggggatCCGCAGGGCTGCAGAGGTCTCTGGGCTGCCTTTCCGCCGGGGGCACGGAGATGCTGCTGAGCGCGGCAGCCCCCGTCCCGCCCCGAGTGCCACACGATGCCGCGTCCCGACAGTCACAGAGCTGTTCCAGTTGTGGTTGTTGAAAGTCATGAATGTTTGGAGCCGAGGAAGCTGTAgataaaaaagatattaaaaccGCTCtaatttgataattttttttaatccagtgtAACAGAGCAGAGGCGTTTCAGTGGTGATAccacagcagaaaagcagtaGCATGCCAATcttattttcccatttaaaagaGGCAGGAACTAACCGTTGTTGTGTTGCAGCTCTGGCCTTGCCCCGAGGGAGGTAGCCGCGGTCCTGGAGCAGTTCCTGCGGGAGGGCCGGCTGTCGGcactgctgtgggagctgtgtcagcagcaggcacagcccggCTGCCCCGAGCTGCAGGACGCCCTGCTCAGCAAGATCGTGTGTTTGCCTGAGCACGTCAGCAACAAACTCCAGGGGAACAACCCAGCCGTGTTCTTCCCACAGAACTATTTCCCTCTCCTGGGTGATGCAGTTCTCCAGGTGCTAGAGAAGATCTCTGACTCTCTGCGGGGTAAGGCTGCAAGGATGACTGTACTGTAGGgttgtgttttctgaaaaagtgttttgtgcATGGGACCCCACGACTGCTGCTTGAAATACAGATGATTAGTCTTGCAGAGCCTCACGTTTCTCCTTCAGGCTATCCTAAAAGCATAAAGTCCCAGGAATGAGGAAGATAGCTGAGGCCTTTTAGAATCCACTGAAAGCAGCAATCCTCCAAGCAATTAAATGGCATTGTCTGTTGCTAAAGCTTAGTTATAGTCACTTGATGTGTGCTGAACGAATTGTTTGGGAGATGAGTGATACTGAATCAAACAGTAGCATTGCTACCAGAGAGTGAGACCGAGATGCTTCAGCCTTCTGCTTATCACtgtaaaaaatactgaatgctGGTTTGTGCCTGAAGGCAGGTGGTGGAGGGAGAGATGATGCTTGAAGAGAAAAAGTTAATGTGTTTTCAGAGTTCAGCACTCGTGGAAATCTCTGCACCTCCTCCTGAAGGTTGGTTGGAGGATGCTGGTGCCATCTTTGTTTAAGCTTATGTCTGTTTTATCCCAGGTGGCTTGGACTGCTCCAtctcttttgtttctcatgTCCTGGGGAAGGTGTGCATTCATGGAAGGCAAAGTGAGTGTTTTACTATGTTGTTTAAATGATTCCGTGGTTCTGGTAGTATTTCTACTGCAGGAGCAATTTAGAACTGCAAACTGtaccatatatttttttcatgttgtgaAGATCTTGAAATTCTCAGGTCAGGGTCAAGTGCCACTGTACCAGTCCTGCCATCTGTGGTATTTACAGATACAGATTTATGATACAGATTTATTTACATATACAGATTTAtgtgttttctcctgtgcttCAGAGGAAATCCTGGGAGTTCTGGTGCCCCGGCTGACAGACCTGACTAAGTCAGACTGCATCTGGCAGAGGATATGCTGGCGGCTGCTGGAATGTGTGCCAGAGCGCTGGATGGAAGCAGTGGTCCTTGGTTTTGTGCAGAGGGCACCCGGGTAAGAactctgctttttccctgaTCCACAGCAAAGGCAGAAGTTGTCACAAATACTTGCAGAATCAGTCTCTGAAAGTGCTATGTTTGTGTAGGTGGTTTTTTACACTGCCATTTCCTAAAAGACTCAAGGGATAAAGTAGTTGATTGTTGCCTCTTAGGGAGAACTTACACCATTTCTTAAGTATCTGTATCATGACATGCAGTGGAAAGACAAGCAAAAGCATTCTTTGCCATTCCTGGCTCACTTTCTGAGTTTAGAAGTATTCTAGAGACTTGGTTGCAAATAGCTGCTCTCGGATTTTCCTATGATTAGGAGCAGCACGACGCAATAACACGGATTCCTGATGTTTTGTGTTGTCTTGTTAGGGCAGATGTCTTGTCCAGATTGCTGGGGAACCTAGTGTGAAGAACAAGAAGGCTCAGTTTGTGGTGACACAGAAGATACTGCTCTTGCAGTCTGGCCCACCGGTGAGGACTCTGTGGTTTTCCCTGGTCACCTGTGTGGTTTTAGCTGAGCTCTTACTCTTCCTGAGTAAGGTTTAACTCTTCATTCAAAAATGAGCCCTCAGTCTCCCCACATTTGTGCAGCTGTTCACTGACAGCAGAGTGTAACAGACTGTGGTGAACAGTAGCTTTAAATCATGGGATTCATGTGCTCCCTCAGGGTTAATGGTTGATTAGTGGAAATACTATACTCCTCTGGAACCAAGTGATTATTTGCACGGAGTATCAGAATTCTGGGGAGCTGAAGGCATTTAGTTATTTTAGAATCTGAAAGAGGAGATTGAAACAGCAGGATCCACCCTCGGGGGTAAGAATTAGATGAAAGACATGAGATGAGGAccactgggttttttcctgtgcacCTAAGTTTGTCACAGGGTGTTAGGAACTGTACTGTGGCTTGTGATACTGTTGTGAGAGATGTTGTTTAGACTTCATAAGTGCTGTGTTTGCCTGTGACTGGTTTTGTTGGTGAAATACTGTACTGTAGTTCTGCCGTGGTTTTCCATGTATTCACCAACAACTACATATGtgtgctttctgcttttttaaattttgtttacttttctgCCTCTGAATGTTGTCAACCCAGTCCTCAGAATGAAGTTTAATGCAGTAAAGTAAAGCCAGGACACTCTGTCCTTGCGGATGACAGCTCATGCCCAGCTGAAGCAGTTGCTGTGGTTTTCCTTGCAGACGGCAGTGCTGCCGAACCTCCTTGGTACCTGTCCCTGGACGGCTCCGGCGCACCTTGCTGCTCAGGGTGAGGTCACTGAGCCTATGAGGAGCTGTTCACATGGGAACATTCTGCTCTGCGGTGTGTCTGGGGTGCACAGTTTTGGTGCTCCTCTCAGACTCTTCTGGTTGCTGTTCAGAGAGTGAAGGAAGCCCAGCATATCACAAGTGAACTGTGATAAATGAACTTAAAGCTTTCTGCACTGCTggcattaatttttcattggtaaatgaattttttaactGGTAAATTGTAGCAAAACTAGTGATGCTTGGGTTCTGACAAATATCCCATGTGCTCTGTCCTCAGCTTCCTTAGTCACCTTGTTTATGAGGCTGGGCACATGGCAACAAGGAGTCAAGTTGGTGGACAGTTGTCTGTTTACCAAATGGTTGATGTTTCAGAACCTTTCTCATGCACATTTTCCTCAGTGGGGATGGCAGATATTTTGCCTCCTAACTCGGCAGTGGGATGAAACTTCTATGAAATCTGTGTATCTGGAAATCCTTACCATTTATCAAATGTTCTAAATGATCTGGAAGTACTGACAGTTATCTAAAATACTACTAAACACAGATAAAACCTTATATCAAACTGGGTTttgataataataatattgcTTTGCAGATTATTAAGGAGAAATAAACATcacttttaaatttagaaacccattataTTTACAATATCTTAAATAGAAGTGCAGTTCTTGGGTTCTCAAACACAGTGCATTTTGGGccatgaaatacaaaatttgtctttttttacttgctttgtAGGGAGAGTAAAAATGTGATTCAAAAATACCTCTGTATAGAAAAGACCCATTTCAGGACAGCCTGAGTTCTCTGATTtaggtgctgcaggagctgttggagacctggagcagcagcagtgctgtgaagcactccccagctgagcagcagctgtacATTAGCAAGGCCATCCTCATCTGCCTCTCCCACCTGAAGGAGCCTGAAATTGAGAGCTGCAGACAAGGTGAGACTATGTGAGAAGCAGGGCTTAGATTTGTTCAGCAGAGAGTCTTACTATGAGTAGAAAAATACCTTGTTTTGATCTGTGGATAAGCAGAATTGTCCCATTTTCGCCTTGCCAAGTGGGGTAACCTGCTGAAATCCTCTTTAGCACCAATATGATAGAATTCCAAGTGCATAACTTTAGGGTAAGGAATTGAAGGCAGCCTATCTTTGCCTTAAGGTTCTTATCTGAGCAGTGGTTTAAAAACCCTGAAGTTTTGCCACAGGAAACTCTGTTTCtgttgcaatttaaaaaaaaaaaaatctataatgTCCAGAATTACTTCTGTGTGTGACTTATGGGGGATGTGAAGGTTCACTTCAAGACTTGCTCATCTGTTTATTTTAGAATTAATTGTTCTTTAAGTGAGTAAATGACCTCATACGTATTACCAGTTCTGTAGTTTTATAGTCAGTTTTTTGCCTGACAGCTGTGGAAAATAGAAGCTTTCTGAAATGAAGGAGGTCAGTCAAACAGCAGTAAGCCTGCCTGATGAATGCCCTGAGGGCTGAGAAATACTTGTGTTATCTGCCTGTTGTACTTATCCAAAGTTAGGCAAATATCTGTCTCTGTGATTGTTGTACTGGTCAGAACTTGTAATGTCTGCAAAACATGACATTTATTTAAGTGACTCTGAAGTGCTCTAAAACCAAATTAAAGATTGACTTGACTTACtgaccttttctctttttaagtgAAAGCCAAAATATTGCAAATTCAGAATATATTGTAATGTTTTGTTGCCTTTCTACCCCCTGGAAGGGTTTGCTGTGCTgatgctgaagagcagcactgacactgcagggagggaagcTGCAGTTCATGGACCCTTTCTGTCCATTACTCGGTGGTGAGGGGCTAAAGCTGCCCTCAGGGAAGCACAAAAAGATGGGTGTTTGTTTCTGTCACTGTTTCAGAATTTCAAACGTGTGCTGTTTGCTGGTTGTTTGTTTCAGAGCTTCTGATGAGCATGATGGAGGGCATGAAATGCCACTTGGACAGCAGTCTGCCACAAATACAGCGTCTGGGCATGGTGGTGGCAGAGAGCATCAGcctgaaaataaacactgagGGGCCTGTCCTGAAGTTTGAGGTGAAGGTTTCAGTGAAATTTAtgactgctgtgctgggcttaGAGGAAGTAAAAGCTTTAAACCAGATAATCCAGGTCATTATAGCACTTTTTTTATCTGGAAATGAGGAGAGGCAGTCACACCTTCAAAAAGAGAGAATCTCTTTACAACAAAAACAGTTGTAATGGTCAGGTGGCTGAGAGTTACTTCAGGAGTGCAATCTGCTGGCAGAGGTTGGGATAAACTTTGTAATTAAAGTTTATCATATTGCATGAGGGAATCAGAATCTGATTCGTGGGAGTTGAGAGGGAGCTTCAAATCTGAAGTGGTGGTGAGCATTCAGTCCCCCTGACATGGTGGGAAGACCTGTTATGAGCTGGGATTTTCAAGACTGACATGGAGATAATTGCTCTGCTCTTGACAGTAGAATTTCTGTGGCTTACCTGATTAAATCACATTAATTCTTTAAAAGCCTGCCACATTCCTCCTGTCACATTGCCacttattaaatatttgaaaaatggaaataacatTCAGACAAGGTGTCATCAGGTACTACTCTTAAATATGAGGAGAAAGATTATAGCTGCCTACTGCTGTCAGCACAGGAGTTGGAACAGGATTGGTGAGGGTTCATCTGCTCATAATTTAGTCCGTGGGCAGTACAAGGGTGAAATGTTGAATGCTGGGCATATTTGAAGTAAGTAACAGACTGCAGCAACAGTTATTCTGAATGTCTAGTACGAAGAGGATGATGAAACAAGAGAATTGAAGTCCCTACTGGTGCAGACTCCATCATTCTCTGTTGTCCCCAGCCTTCCAGATGATGAGTAAGTTATTGCTATTCATGCTGTCTTTTTGCCCTTCTCTATGCCTTATTCCCATTACACACAAGAACTATATGTAGTATTCAAGATGTTTTATGTATTCTTAAACATCATAATGCACCACTTTCTCACAGTGTGATTTAATTACATTCATGATTCAATTGGTAGTGTGTATCAAAATGTCCTGTTGATAGCTGCATGTGGTGGAACTGTGGTGTAGGGGTCTTGTGTGCACTGGGGTAGAATCAAATGGgcatttctttttgcttcttggaAATCTGGTATTTCTGCTGTATGCCCCTAGCCCACTGACCCCTGACAAAAATCTGCTGTGTCTGTCACTCTGAAGACTGGCTCTTCAGTGCTCTTCACTTCCAGAGCATCTGCTGAGGCTCTTGGAAGCACTGTTTGGTCAGCAGAGGAGTGAAGCACTTTGTTATTAGCAGATGAAGCTGTGCAGCACTCCAGGGAAGTACAAAAGATTTACTGCTGCCATTGTAGGGACATGATCAGCATAGACAGCTGTTAGAGAAATGAGAATCACCGAGATGAAAGGACAATGCCAAAGTCCACAGAAATAGGTAGAGACAGAAGAATATTCTCAGCTGTTGTATTCATCCTGTGCAAGATCTAGCAATGGTTAAAAATGGCCTTGaacttgcagggatggggcacccacaacttctctgggcagcctgtgccagggcctcaccaccctcacagggaacaatttcttcctaatacccaatctaaacctgctctcaaTTCAGTTTCATTCACAGTTTCAGATCTGGTTATTGAGTCTTTCCTTAGCAGTCTCAGGTATTGTGCAGGGGAGCAGAAAGTTAGCCAGTTCAAATTTTTTATCCATTGCTCTTCTGTTAGAAgattctgcttcttttctcccCTCATTCCATTCTTCTTCCCAGTACTTTGTTCTTTGTGTTAGCCAAGTTGGGTgtg
Encoded proteins:
- the TELO2 gene encoding LOW QUALITY PROTEIN: telomere length regulation protein TEL2 homolog (The sequence of the model RefSeq protein was modified relative to this genomic sequence to represent the inferred CDS: inserted 3 bases in 2 codons), with translation MAAARPGPGLEPVLREAVAALGRAGAGEGLAAALGAVRTSLAAVGGPSALGERERALFGAFLRSLARAPGAALPEGVWQRCFLEGPPGLVLCVLLEALGSAGSGLAPREVAAVLEQFLREGRLSALLWELCQQQAQPGCPELQDALLSKIVCLPEHVSNKLQGNNPAVFFPQNYFPLLGDAVLQVLEKISDSLRGGLDCSISFVSHVLGKVCIHGRQKEILGVLVPRLTDLTKSDCIWQRICWRLLECVPERWMEAVVLGFVQRAPGADVLSRLLGNLXVKNKKAQFVVTQKILLLQSGPPTAVLPNLLGTCPXGRLRRTLLLRVLQELLETWSSSSAVKHSPAEQQLYISKAILICLSHLKEPEIESCRQELLMSMMEGMKCHLDSSLPQIQRLGMVVAESISLKINTEGPVLKFEYEEDDETRELKSLLVQTPSFSVVPSLPDDDRSEKASAALPLVPESDEKTHTAAPVMPDEESDAELDSDDDLIPYDISEDKELKMKAPLYIRDCIEVLTGSRSEDVDKWEATVKALESLVRKNPAATREVSVELAKILLHLEEKTCIEGFVELRQRAQVAVLTTDPIPVAKYLTSQFYSLNYSLRQRMDILDVLVLAAQELSCPKFHGKTKHSNAQKPCIQLPLGSDSSKDWRTIVDERIKSKTRRFNTGQSQVELASHPNKFNSVAGYFFFPLIQHFDRPLTTFDLLGEDHLVLGRLVHTLAVLMYLAVNTVAVAAMGKALLEFVWALRFHTDSYVRQGLLSCISSLLLSVPAEQILADMTEELLETQSWLGDVMEKDPDGDCRRLALQNLLLMENLKKKLEAVPS